GGAGGTTTGGCACCTCGATGTCGGCTCATCGCATCCTGGGGCTGTAGTCGGTCCCAAGGGTTGGGCTGTTCGCCCATTAAAGCGGTACGCGAGCTGGGTTCAGAACGTCGTGAGACAGTTCGGTCCCTATCCGTCGCGGGCGCAGGAAATTTGAGAGGAGCTGTCCTTAGTACGAGAGGACCGGGATGGACGCACCGCTGGTGTACCAGTTGTCTTGCCAAAGGCATAGCTGGGTAGCTACGTGCGGACGGGATAAGTGCTGAAAGCATCTAAGCATGAAGCCCCCCTCAAGATGAGATTTCCCATGGCGCAAGCTAGTAAGATCCCTGAAAGATGATCAGGTTGATAGGTCAGAGGTGGAAGCGTGGCGACATGTGGAGCTGACTGATACTAATAGATCGAGGACTTAACCAACGCTTTAAAAAAATGAAATACCTTCTTATTATCTAGTTTTGAAGGAATGAAAATTTCTTCTTGCATTTTCTCAAAAAGATGTTATACTAATATATGTCTTGGAAATGCTAACAATGTTTGGTGACGATAGCGAAGAGGTCACACCCGTTCCCATTCCGAACACGGCAGTTAAGCTCTTCAGCGCCGATGGTAGTTGGGGGTTTCCCCCTGTGAGAGTAGGACGTCGCCAAGCTTGTATTGTTCCGCAGTAGCTCAGTGGTAGAGCATTCGGCTGTTAACCGAACGGTCGTAGGTTCGAGTCCTACCTGCGGAGCCATTATTGGAGAGCTGTCCGAGTGGCCGAAGGAGCACGATTGGAAATCGTGTAGACGGGTAACCCTGTCTCAAGGGTTCAAATCCCTTGCTCTCCGCCATTTTATACCTGGCCCGTTGGTCAAGCGGTTAAGACACCGCCCTTTCACGGCGGTAACACGGGTTCGAATCCCGTACGGGTCACCATTAAGACAACATATTGGAGGATTAGCTCAGCTGGGAGAGCATCTGCCTTACAAGCAGAGGGTCGGCGGTTCGATCCCGTCATCCTCCACCATTTTTCAATAAGAACAAGTTGTTTCTACATAATGGGTTTGATTATTCATCCTATTGAAACGCTAAACACGAAAACTTGATTCCTAATAGCAACATTATTAACGTCGCGGGGTGGAGCAGTCCGGTAGCTCGTCGGGCTCATAACCCGAAGGTCGCAGGTTCAAATCCTGTCCCCGCAATCTATGGTCCCGTGGTGTAGCGGTTAACATGCCTGCCTGTCACGCAGGAGATCGCGGGTTCGATTCCCGTCGGGACCGCCATTTTCATTGTTTGGCTCAGTAGCTCAGTCGGTAGAGCAAAGGACTGAAAATCCTTGTGTCGGCGGTTCGATTCCGTCCTGAGCCACCATAGTAGTGCCGGTGTAGCTCAACTGGTAGAGCAACTGACTTGTAATCAGTAGGTTGGGGGTTCAAGTCCTCTTGCCGGCACCATGTTTCATCCATATGCGGAGGGGTAGCGAAGTGGCTAAACGCGGCGGACTGTAAATCCGCTCCTTAGGGTTCGGCAGTTCGAATCTGCCCCCCTCCACCATCTTATAGGGGTATAGTTTAAAGGTAGAACAGAGGTCTCCAAAACCTCCAGTGTGGGTTCGAGTCCTACTACCCCTGCCAATTTTAATCTTATAATGGCGGTTGTGGCGAAGTGGTTAACGCACCTGATTGTGGTTCAGGCATTCGTGGGTTCGATTCCCATCAGTCGCCCCATTTTTCAATAAATGTGATATAATGAATACAACGTTAATGGGCTATAGCCAAGCGGTAAGGCAACGGATTTTGATTCCGTCATGCGAAGGTTCGATCCCTTCTAGCCCAGCCATATGCGAAAGTAGTTCAGTGGTAGAATACAACCTTGCCAAGGTTGGGGTCGCGGGTTCGAATCCCGTCTTTCGCTCCAAAAACGTTGGCGGCATAGCCAAGCGGTAAGGCAGAGGTCTGCAAAACCTTTACCACCGGTTCGATTCCGGTTGCCGCCTCCAACATACATGCCGGTGTGGCGGAATTGGCAGACGCGCACGACTCAAAATCGTGTTCCTCTGGAGTGCCGGTTCGACCCCGGCCACCGGTATCATATACGTTAATATAAACGTCGATTTGATGGCAATCTACCCGCAATGGTAGGTCGCCGTTTTTTCGTTGTATGCGCACGATTTTGTAGGTAAAAGTCGTACGCGGCGAATCGTACGCGCTGTATCGGGTAATTAACCGTACTAGAGTGGCGAAAATTGGCAAGGGAAAGAGTAATAACGATTTAGCAACGGAAGATATTTCGAAGCTGCGTGGGAGCATGCGGTCAGATTTCCTTGACTTCGACGACGCACTGGCGTTGTTTTTGAAGGATGGGGAAATAAGGAATATCCGTGAACATACGATAAAATACTACCGGAATGAGCTTTCGTCATTTCGACGCATTACCCGATTTTATTAGACATAGCAAAGGCGGTCAATAATTGTTACCGAGAGTATTAAAAGGATAAGATACGGGATCATTCCGAAGTATTCCGAATACAGGGCGTATACCAGGGCTGAGCGTCCGTTTCACCTGTACGGTGCTCCTCGTGGGCATAGGCGCCTGAAACTCCGGGGCTCAGCTTACCGTTTATGCAGTGTCCTATACACGGAATGGCCGACAGCATTATGCAGTATAGCGGGGTACATCGCCCTTATTAGCGTAGTATAAATCGCGTTAAATCAACGATGTTTACATAAGTGTATATTCGATAATAATCCGTTGTGCACAAACGTTGTTATGACGCGGTTTGTGTTGCATATCGACTGCCTCAAATGTCTATTATGTTAATAGAATTGCGTGCTTCATACAACGAAATGAATAAAATAATAAAGCAATTCGTGTGCCAACGAAGACATATGCGTGTGTATCGGGAGGGGCAGCCGGGGTATGACCGATTTACCCCAAGGCAGGGGGCGAATATCTCTAAATCTGCTGAATTATAAATCCGCGAATCAAATTTTCACTTTGGGGGTCAGCGGAAATAGCCCCTATTGTTTATATTAATATAATACTCGATGGGCTCGATTTTTAATGACTATTCAAAGTTTGCTTTAACAAATTGAGCTTCTTCTTCAGGAGTAAGAGTTCCAGTAGCTTTACCGACATTTCCATTTTGTTCTCCCCAAAGGTAATTGTGATCTTCCACTATATTGTCGAAGTTTCCTTCTTTCCAGTTTCCTACGATTCTTAGCAATTCACTTTTATAGTCGATAACTTCGCTATCATTAATGAATTCATAGACTGCATTGATGTTTTCAGAATTCATTTCAAGGTTGTACCATTTTTCTTCAGAAACTACTTTTTGATGAGTCATACTGTGCATTGTTTTCATAACGTCTTCTCTTTTTGAAGATGGGCCAAGACCTAGTTCATATAGAATTTTTTCATTTTTTATAGTTTCTACTTCCGTATCTTCTTCTTCAGTTGTCTCGTATTCCACTTCCGTTGTCTCCAAAACAGGAGTCGTATCTTCTTGCTTTGCTTCAAAATTTTTAGCGTTCTGATTGATTGTTATTATTACTGAAATAGCTGCTGCAGCTACTATAAGTCCAACCATTGACCATCTAAATTTATTCATTATAAGTTCCTCCGAGTCATAGTTCTATTATTCACTCATTTCAGTTACATCCTTTTATGGATAAGCTAACCATTATGATAATAACATAAAATATTAACAAATAATCTTAAACTATTAAGTAACCATATGGATATAAAATTTTTTATTGGAAACCAATACAGAGTATCCTGAGACTACTGTTGACTATATGAACGGGCGCATTGGCGATACGTCCGTGTAAGTCCAAAAAGCGACCGCAATTGGTCGCCTTTCTTCTATTATATAATGCGCCATCATACTACGACACTCGTTTGCATATTTCGACATTTCCGGGTATACTATCGTTAATCTGATACGGTCGTACGCGACGGTGGAATCCGTCTGATTTGCTGAACAATCTAACGCCAATGGTGACGGCGTTTTAACGGATATATTTAACGTGGATACTTTCCGCACGACTCAAAATCGTGTTCCTCTGGAGTGCCGGTTCGACCCCGGCCACCGGTATCTTAGAACGACGATATAAAGCGGTTTTCCTTAATTGGAAAGCCGTTTTTTCGTGTCTTCACGGATTTTTAGTCGTGCGTTTTTATTTAGGCTATGTTAAATCAGAATGTTTTGATTTTCGACCTAGAAAAAACGCCCACTGAAAGGGCGGTTGTTTGAACTAACGTTACCTGTTAGCGGAACAAAGCTGCCGATTGATCTCCGTGGCGACCTCGCGGTGAAGTTTATTCGATAAGAATCTAGCGACTCTCCCATTGCTTTAAAATGATAATTATTTCCTAGAAATTTATTAATAAAAAAGCCGCGACAACTTCATGTACAACTGAATAATTTAATTTATGACATCAAAAGGAGGTGGTTGTATGAGTAATAAGCGTCCAGATGTAGTCATTATAGTAAGAGATGAAGATAACTTTGAGAATATTGCTAAAATTGAAATAATCGGAAGCGCATCCCCGTGTAGAAAGTTCCTACGGGTAGGTGCTCCTATAAGTGATGTTGTATTATGTATGGTTAGGAATGGGTTTGTAAACGCTCAGGCTGAAAATGCTGTTATATTTTTCCGACCTAGGTAATGTCTGACTTCGACTTGATGTTACCCTTTTCAGGTAGACTGTAAAAAAAGTGGACAAGGCATGATGTTCATAATAGTCGACTTGGAAGGGAGTTTTTTATGGCTGTGTTAAATGTTAATGTTGATTTTTTTATAATAATAGGAGAAACCCAAGAGGTATATGGGCTTCCCTTATACTTATTTGATATTTTTAATAATGCAGAACAAACAAAAGAAAAAGACGCTTCCCACGCGGGCGGCGTCTTATTATTGTATTTCTAAATACTAGTGTTCGGGAGGGGGATATTCTATCATTTCCAATATCCGTCCATTCTAAGCTACATAGGAAAACAATAACTTACAAACGTTCAAGCGGTGAACACGTTGAAAATGAATCTTACGAATACAACCGAATAGTGAGACGTCATTCAAGCTTTATATTGTCGATATATCAATGGATAAGGGTTCGTTTTCATTTCGAAATTGCCCGAAGCACGACTCAAAATCGTGTTCCTCTGGAGTGCGGGTTCGACCCCGGCCACCGGTATCATCAATAGCGAAGAATCGCTATTACAAAAAGCATCACACTTAATTGTGTGAAGCTTTTTTCGTTTATGACGCACTACAACATATGTACAAAATGTGCGGGATATTGTGCATTGATTTTTCATCACTCAAGAATGAAGGCGATACATGAATTTATGTGCCACAGATATTGCGGGGAGTCATGAGAAATATTATCCATTAAATAATTATTTTATCAGCAATAGTATAGAGTACGTTTGTTCTTACGATTAATAATAAAACGAATGGATCAAAGAGTATTAACTCTACCATTCGTTCCGTTAACAGATTGGTCAATGATTTTAGATTTCAATATTCATAGCACTTAGCTCTGCTTCCGTATAGCCAGAAGAGGATAGTGCGATTTCAATTTCTTCAGCAGCCTTATAATCAAATAATTTAAATTTAGACATTAAAGCGAAAGCATTTTGATTTTCAATTGCCAAGGCAACAGCTTCCACGTCTTGCAATAACTTCAGGTCTTCAATGTAGAATTGAGCGGTTCTCATTGCTAGATACTCATTCATTGTAGTCGAACTATAGAAAAGACTTGTTAAAGTGGCGATTGCGTTAGGAACGAAAATCTTATTCATAATTACCCCTCCACTATTCTCAATATTCTGTCATTAAGTCACTTCTAGTATGAGTCACGATAAAAGTGTTGTCAATCTTTATCTTTTGTGCATTTTAACTCACCAGTTGAAAGTAGATATGTATATAACAGGCGACTTTTCCAAAGGCAAAAGTGATTGCCCGAAGTACGCGAAAGAATGAATGTTGCTGAGTTTACGAAACGAACCAAATTACATGGGACATGTTGATTCAAGCTCGATTGCTAGGTCTCGGAATCGATCATAACAAGATGGATAGAAGAGATACATATTATTTACTTCATTCCATTTACTTTATTCAACAAATGGGCCGATTTTACCTGCTTAAAAAAAGAAAGCTCATAATCGAGTTGTCTTATTTATTTAAGTTGTATCTGGTTGAGCATCCAGTAAATAGCTGCAAAAAAAAGCCAGTGTCACAAGTGGCACGATTAGGCCAAATTTTTTTGGATTTTTTATAAATTCTTTCATTGATGAGATCCTTTATGTGTTTGAATATTTCAAAGGGCTAATGAAACAACAGATCCGTATTAACTGTAAAGAAGGCGGGCTTCCACATTACGCAGCTCTCCAGATGAAACACAATCAGCCACAATTATTTGCAATGTTCTAGTAGCTGTCATTCGTTTGTCTGGATGCTTCATTTGTAGATGCTGTTGTATCGCTCGGAAAAGTTCATTATTTTCTGGACGGTTGGAGTTATAGATTTCTTGTAAACTTTTCGATTTTCCCATGGCTTTTCCTACTTTCCATCAATTGTGAAATACATATGAAAGTTTAATAATATTCATATGGTCTATATTTCCGTCTAAGGACGTATAATTCCTTCTTTTTTCAATTAAATCTTCTTTAAAGAACAGTGAAGTTGCTCCTGATTTTTTACAAGGCGTTAGCTTAGCTGTCTTACTGCTTTACCGTTGTCGCATATGTAGTTGTTTTCTTTGTCTTTAACACGACGAAAATAATTCAGAGCCTGTGTCTTTAGATAAGACAGGAGGGAAGTATGATAAGTCCTTACAAAGGAGAATTAAAATCAGTA
The DNA window shown above is from Peribacillus sp. FSL P2-0133 and carries:
- a CDS encoding DUF6241 domain-containing protein, whose product is MNKFRWSMVGLIVAAAAISVIITINQNAKNFEAKQEDTTPVLETTEVEYETTEEEDTEVETIKNEKILYELGLGPSSKREDVMKTMHSMTHQKVVSEEKWYNLEMNSENINAVYEFINDSEVIDYKSELLRIVGNWKEGNFDNIVEDHNYLWGEQNGNVGKATGTLTPEEEAQFVKANFE